A window of Cellulomonas fimi contains these coding sequences:
- a CDS encoding PIN domain-containing protein, producing MGRRLILDTTTLIAYERRAFDRTVLDDDDLAIAAVTVAEFRTGIELADTAARAADRARVLDAVLENVTVLDYTEHTATQHARLLAHVRRTGVPRGAHDLIIAAHAAHTGRVLASRDARARFADLPGVEALSL from the coding sequence GTGGGCCGGCGACTGATCCTCGACACCACGACCCTGATCGCCTACGAGCGTCGGGCGTTCGACAGGACCGTCCTCGACGACGACGACCTCGCGATCGCGGCGGTGACGGTGGCCGAGTTCCGCACCGGCATCGAGCTCGCCGACACCGCGGCCCGCGCGGCCGACCGCGCGCGCGTCCTCGACGCGGTGCTGGAGAACGTCACCGTGCTCGACTACACCGAGCACACGGCGACGCAGCACGCGCGCCTGCTCGCGCACGTGCGCCGCACCGGCGTCCCCCGGGGCGCGCACGACCTGATCATCGCGGCCCACGCCGCCCACACCGGCCGGGTCCTCGCGTCCCGGGACGCGCGCGCCCGGTTCGCCGACCTGCCCGGTGTGGAGGCCCTCAGTCTCTGA
- a CDS encoding nuclease-related domain-containing protein has protein sequence MSSETAGTGDKTMRLRYAGDCRLCAAPLAAGTVAVYERPTRSVRCVECAPVAVDPEAQPLAPDVVVRPGEAHEQPSVHEADAQEPVETGHAGASAAREFERRAAKREERIRAEHPRLGGLILALSDDPQSTRAWSSGARGERVVARSLDTCANERVRVLHDRRIPRTRANIDHIAVAPTGVYVIDAKRYKGRPDLRVQGGLLRPRTATLTVGGRDCTKLLTGVQKQVELVRAALAPTHPDVRVRGQLCFVDADWPLFGGAFALDDVDVLWPKKAAQILNRDGPLTDDQIDLVHRGLADAFPVA, from the coding sequence GTGAGCAGCGAGACCGCCGGAACCGGCGACAAGACGATGCGGCTGCGCTATGCGGGGGACTGCCGACTCTGCGCTGCACCCCTGGCGGCGGGCACGGTCGCGGTGTACGAGCGGCCGACGAGATCGGTGCGATGTGTCGAGTGCGCGCCGGTCGCGGTCGACCCGGAGGCGCAACCGCTCGCGCCCGACGTGGTCGTCCGGCCGGGCGAGGCCCACGAGCAGCCCTCGGTGCACGAGGCCGACGCTCAGGAGCCCGTCGAGACCGGGCACGCCGGAGCGTCCGCCGCGCGGGAGTTCGAGCGCCGAGCCGCCAAGCGCGAGGAGCGGATCCGGGCGGAGCACCCGCGGCTCGGGGGACTGATCCTGGCGCTCTCCGACGACCCGCAGAGCACGCGCGCATGGAGCTCGGGCGCTCGCGGGGAGCGGGTCGTCGCGCGGAGCCTGGACACGTGCGCGAACGAGCGTGTGCGCGTCCTGCACGACCGTCGCATCCCGCGGACGCGCGCCAACATCGACCACATCGCGGTTGCGCCGACAGGCGTGTACGTCATCGACGCGAAGCGGTACAAGGGCCGGCCCGATCTCCGGGTGCAGGGCGGTCTGCTCCGTCCCCGCACGGCGACGCTGACGGTCGGCGGCAGGGACTGCACGAAGCTCCTCACGGGTGTGCAGAAGCAGGTCGAGCTCGTCCGCGCAGCGCTCGCGCCGACCCACCCCGACGTCCGTGTCCGCGGGCAGCTGTGCTTCGTCGACGCCGACTGGCCGCTGTTCGGCGGCGCGTTCGCCCTGGACGACGTCGACGTGCTCTGGCCGAAGAAGGCCGCGCAGATCCTGAACCGCGACGGCCCGCTGACCGACGACCAGATCGACCTCGTTCACCGCGGGCTCGCGGACGCGTTCCCCGTCGCCTGA
- a CDS encoding O-succinylhomoserine sulfhydrylase: protein MPGRVPGPGDWDDRSVDRATLRPDTLAVRGGLVRSEFQEMSEGLFLTQGYVYDSAAQAESAFAGDVDRFLYSRYSNPTVSTFEERLRLLDGAEAAYATATGMSAVFTALAALVQQGSRIVSARALFGSSVVIFDEILAKWGVRTDYVDGHVLSQWEEALSTPADVVFFETPSNPMQDLVDIAAVSRLAHAAGATVVVDNVFATPVLSRPLDLGADVVVYSATKHIDGQGRVLGGAILGSTEYVRGPVQTLIRNTGPSLSPFNAWVLLKGLETMSLRVRHQAASALTLATWLEQHPAIESVRYPFLPSHPQHDLARAQQTGGGTVVTLNLRVPEGATPDVAKKTTFAFLDALRVIDLSNNLGDTKSIVTHPATTTHRKLGPEGRAAVGIAESTVRLSVGLEDVEDLRDDLIQALDVAAG from the coding sequence GTGCCGGGCCGCGTGCCCGGTCCCGGCGACTGGGACGACCGGTCCGTCGACCGCGCCACGCTGCGGCCCGACACGCTCGCCGTGCGCGGCGGGCTCGTCCGGTCCGAGTTCCAGGAGATGTCCGAGGGCCTGTTCCTCACCCAGGGCTACGTGTACGACTCCGCCGCGCAGGCCGAGTCCGCGTTCGCGGGCGACGTCGACCGGTTCCTCTACTCCCGGTACTCCAACCCGACGGTGTCGACGTTCGAGGAGCGGCTGCGCCTGCTCGACGGCGCCGAGGCCGCCTACGCCACCGCGACCGGCATGTCGGCCGTGTTCACGGCCCTCGCCGCGCTCGTGCAGCAGGGATCGCGCATCGTGTCCGCCCGCGCGCTGTTCGGGTCGAGCGTCGTGATCTTCGACGAGATCCTCGCCAAGTGGGGCGTGCGCACCGACTACGTCGACGGGCACGTGCTGTCGCAGTGGGAGGAGGCGCTCTCGACGCCCGCCGACGTCGTGTTCTTCGAGACGCCGTCCAACCCGATGCAGGACCTCGTCGACATCGCCGCCGTGTCCCGCCTCGCGCACGCCGCGGGTGCGACCGTCGTCGTCGACAACGTCTTCGCGACGCCCGTCCTGTCCCGCCCGCTCGACCTCGGCGCCGACGTCGTCGTGTACTCCGCGACCAAGCACATCGACGGCCAGGGCCGCGTGCTCGGCGGCGCGATCCTCGGCTCGACCGAGTACGTCCGCGGTCCCGTCCAGACGCTCATCCGCAACACCGGACCGTCGCTGTCGCCGTTCAACGCGTGGGTGCTCCTCAAGGGCCTGGAGACGATGTCGCTGCGCGTGCGGCACCAGGCGGCGTCCGCCCTGACGCTCGCGACGTGGCTCGAGCAGCACCCCGCGATCGAGTCCGTCCGCTACCCGTTCCTGCCGTCGCACCCGCAGCACGACCTCGCGCGGGCCCAGCAGACCGGCGGCGGCACCGTCGTCACCCTGAACCTGCGCGTGCCCGAGGGCGCGACGCCCGACGTCGCGAAGAAGACCACGTTCGCGTTCCTCGACGCGCTGCGGGTCATCGACCTGTCGAACAACCTCGGCGACACCAAGTCGATCGTCACGCACCCCGCGACGACGACGCACCGCAAGCTCGGCCCCGAGGGGCGCGCCGCCGTCGGGATCGCCGAGTCGACCGTCCGCCTGTCCGTCGGGCTCGAGGACGTCGAGGACCTCCGCGACGACCTCATCCAGGCCCTGGACGTCGCGGCCGGCTGA
- a CDS encoding aminotransferase class V-fold PLP-dependent enzyme, protein MSVIAEQTSCAEVDAARASTREPVPALLPVVGGTTTVPLVDGTQRVYANLDYAASAPALESVAARVTEVLPLYASVHRGAGYLSQVSTALYESARQSIARFVDARPDDVAIVTRNTTDSLNLLAGVVPAGGKVLVLDVEHHANLLPWVQSSQRHGNTTTILPIGRTVADTLAALRAELATQPYALLTITGASNVTGESLPIEEVVALAHAEGTRVAVDGAQLVPHRGFSLARTGADYVAFSGHKTYAPFGAGALVGRRDWLDTGTPYLAGGGAVRDVRADRTVWQPAPARHEAGSPNVIGAIALAEACDRLAALPAGALLAHEEALRARLVDGLSTIDGVEVARIWPDSADPVGVLTFTVPGHDPGLVAAYLSAEHGIGVRDGRFCAHPLLAHLGASGGAIRASVGVGTTSEAVDRLVDALRRFLADGPTARYDVVDSCWTVVDDTRPLVQVHGLDALAATAAAACGPALDD, encoded by the coding sequence ATGTCCGTCATCGCCGAGCAGACGTCCTGTGCGGAGGTCGACGCGGCCCGCGCGTCGACCCGTGAGCCCGTCCCCGCCCTGCTGCCCGTCGTCGGCGGCACCACCACCGTCCCGCTCGTCGACGGGACCCAGCGCGTGTACGCCAACCTGGACTACGCGGCGTCCGCGCCCGCGCTCGAGTCCGTCGCCGCGCGCGTGACCGAGGTCCTGCCGCTCTACGCGTCCGTGCACCGCGGCGCGGGCTACCTCTCGCAGGTCTCGACGGCGCTCTACGAGTCGGCCCGGCAGAGCATCGCGCGGTTCGTCGACGCCCGCCCCGACGACGTCGCGATCGTCACGCGCAACACCACCGACTCGCTCAACCTGCTCGCGGGCGTCGTCCCCGCGGGCGGCAAGGTGCTCGTCCTCGACGTCGAGCACCACGCCAACCTGCTGCCGTGGGTGCAGTCGTCGCAGCGGCACGGCAACACCACGACGATCCTGCCGATCGGCCGGACCGTCGCCGACACCCTCGCGGCCCTGCGCGCCGAGCTCGCGACCCAGCCGTACGCGCTGCTCACGATCACGGGCGCGTCGAACGTCACGGGTGAGTCGCTGCCGATCGAGGAGGTCGTCGCGCTCGCGCACGCCGAGGGCACGCGCGTGGCGGTCGACGGCGCGCAGCTCGTCCCGCACCGCGGCTTCTCGCTCGCCCGCACGGGCGCCGACTACGTCGCGTTCTCGGGTCACAAGACGTACGCGCCGTTCGGCGCGGGGGCGCTCGTCGGCCGCCGCGACTGGCTCGACACCGGCACGCCCTACCTCGCCGGGGGAGGCGCCGTGCGCGACGTGCGCGCCGACCGCACCGTCTGGCAGCCGGCACCCGCGCGGCACGAGGCCGGGTCGCCCAACGTCATCGGCGCGATCGCGCTCGCCGAGGCGTGCGACCGGCTCGCCGCCCTCCCCGCGGGTGCGCTGCTCGCGCACGAGGAGGCGCTGCGCGCCCGCCTGGTCGACGGGCTGAGCACGATCGACGGCGTCGAGGTCGCGCGCATCTGGCCCGACTCCGCGGACCCGGTCGGCGTCCTCACCTTCACCGTCCCCGGTCACGACCCGGGTCTCGTCGCTGCGTACCTGTCCGCCGAGCACGGCATCGGGGTCCGCGACGGCCGGTTCTGCGCGCACCCGCTGCTCGCGCACCTCGGCGCGTCCGGCGGCGCGATCCGCGCGTCCGTCGGCGTGGGCACGACCAGCGAGGCCGTCGACCGCCTGGTCGACGCGCTGCGCCGCTTCCTCGCCGACGGCCCGACCGCCCGCTACGACGTCGTCGACTCCTGCTGGACCGTCGTCGACGACACCCGCCCGCTCGTGCAGGTCCACGGCCTCGACGCCCTCGCCGCCACGGCGGCGGCGGCCTGCGGCCCGGCCCTCGACGACTGA
- a CDS encoding GNAT family N-acetyltransferase — translation MLRDVTLEGHGVRLVPLDEPHAEGLAAFVDARVWAGMSSPLPVGLDAWRAEIAKARATPGRLAFAVLDAETGEVRGSTSFYDWDPHVLRVEIGHTYYAPRWWGTSNNPACKLLLLTHAFETWGCVRVAFRADTRNTRSIAAIRRLGAVPEGVLRSHRLAPDGTRGDSAYFSILADEWPAVRAGLLDRLTATD, via the coding sequence GTGCTGCGCGACGTCACGCTCGAAGGTCACGGTGTCCGGCTCGTCCCCCTCGACGAGCCCCACGCGGAGGGCCTGGCCGCGTTCGTCGACGCGCGCGTCTGGGCGGGCATGTCGTCGCCCCTGCCGGTCGGGCTCGACGCGTGGCGCGCGGAGATCGCGAAGGCCCGGGCGACGCCCGGACGGCTCGCGTTCGCGGTGCTCGACGCGGAGACCGGTGAGGTGCGGGGGAGCACGTCGTTCTACGACTGGGACCCGCACGTCCTGCGCGTCGAGATCGGGCACACGTACTACGCGCCGCGCTGGTGGGGGACGTCGAACAACCCGGCGTGCAAGCTGCTGCTCCTCACGCACGCGTTCGAGACGTGGGGGTGCGTGCGCGTCGCGTTCCGGGCGGACACCCGCAACACCCGGTCGATCGCGGCGATCCGGCGGCTCGGCGCCGTGCCCGAGGGCGTGCTGCGCAGCCACCGCCTCGCGCCCGACGGGACGCGCGGCGACTCGGCGTACTTCTCGATCCTCGCCGACGAGTGGCCCGCGGTCCGCGCGGGCCTGCTCGACCGCCTGACGGCCACCGACTGA
- a CDS encoding bifunctional lysylphosphatidylglycerol flippase/synthetase MprF, protein MPGSVLLPRVDRSALDEQRRRVHVRVLASRTVWVLAVVGLVSSLLRGVWRDLALFDDIVPDAGTASARPALITVSIVLLFTARGLRRGHRLSWILTLGLLVASAVLHLVRGLDVLAAAAVVVGTVWLATQGACFPVLPNRRDVRRAVLLVVFAVVFVVVTTVGLVVWVLVRDPGTDQIERLARLLSPVEFVLELAFLLSLLWTLTSPRRPRRLNAVDHVDERERARAIVQRWGTGTLDYFALRDDKDWFFVGRSVVAHSVRGGVALVSPDPIGPPEEREQTWAEFLDYTEDHGWSVAVIGAGQDWLGVYEAAGLRVVYLGDEAIVDCTTFTTAGGSHKSLRQAVGRVERAGYTTTFHDPSAIDPHLRAQIEAMSDESRRGETERGFSMTLSRLFDPADTGLLMSVTQTPAGRVDAFCQWVPAPAIGGWSLDVMRRRLDVDGLPNGLIDTNIVHTIGELKARGHTGLGLNFAVLREVLENEEGGGSRLDQLTRPVLQRLSQGTQMATLGQFNEKFDPSWVPRYTILDSVEYVATQAVVMAGAEGVTEIPVIGRFLGNVGQPT, encoded by the coding sequence ATGCCGGGCAGCGTGCTCCTCCCGCGAGTCGACCGTTCCGCCCTCGACGAGCAGCGCCGACGCGTGCACGTCCGTGTCCTCGCGTCGAGGACCGTCTGGGTGCTGGCGGTCGTCGGGCTCGTGTCGAGCCTGCTCCGGGGGGTGTGGCGCGACCTCGCGCTGTTCGACGACATCGTCCCGGACGCGGGGACGGCGTCGGCGCGCCCGGCGCTCATCACGGTGTCGATCGTCCTGCTGTTCACGGCGCGCGGTCTGCGGCGGGGGCACCGGCTGTCCTGGATCCTCACGCTCGGCCTGCTCGTCGCGTCCGCGGTGCTGCACCTCGTGCGCGGCCTCGACGTGCTGGCCGCGGCCGCCGTGGTGGTCGGCACGGTCTGGCTCGCGACGCAGGGTGCGTGCTTCCCGGTGCTGCCGAACCGTCGGGACGTGCGGCGCGCGGTCCTGCTGGTCGTGTTCGCGGTCGTGTTCGTCGTCGTGACGACGGTCGGGCTCGTCGTGTGGGTGCTGGTGCGTGACCCGGGCACCGACCAGATCGAGCGGCTGGCGCGCCTCCTCAGCCCCGTGGAGTTCGTGCTCGAGCTCGCGTTCCTGCTCTCGCTGCTGTGGACGCTCACGTCGCCGCGCCGGCCTCGCCGCCTCAACGCCGTCGACCACGTCGACGAGCGTGAGCGCGCCCGCGCGATCGTGCAGCGCTGGGGCACCGGGACGCTCGACTACTTCGCGCTGCGCGACGACAAGGACTGGTTCTTCGTCGGCCGCTCGGTCGTCGCGCACTCGGTGCGCGGCGGCGTCGCGCTCGTGTCGCCCGACCCGATCGGGCCGCCCGAGGAGCGCGAGCAGACGTGGGCCGAGTTCCTCGACTACACCGAGGACCACGGCTGGTCGGTCGCCGTCATCGGCGCCGGGCAGGACTGGCTCGGCGTCTACGAGGCGGCCGGGCTGCGCGTCGTCTACCTGGGCGACGAGGCGATCGTCGACTGCACGACCTTCACGACGGCCGGCGGGTCGCACAAGTCGCTGCGGCAGGCCGTCGGACGCGTCGAGCGCGCGGGCTACACGACGACGTTCCACGACCCGTCCGCGATCGACCCGCACCTGCGCGCGCAGATCGAGGCGATGAGCGACGAGTCCCGTCGCGGCGAGACCGAGCGCGGTTTCTCGATGACCCTGTCGCGGCTCTTCGACCCGGCCGACACCGGGCTGCTGATGTCGGTCACGCAGACGCCCGCGGGTCGCGTCGACGCGTTCTGCCAGTGGGTGCCCGCGCCCGCGATCGGCGGCTGGTCGCTCGACGTCATGCGCCGACGCCTCGACGTCGACGGCCTGCCCAACGGGCTGATCGACACGAACATCGTCCACACGATCGGCGAGCTCAAGGCGCGCGGGCACACCGGTCTGGGCCTCAACTTCGCGGTGCTGCGCGAGGTCCTCGAGAACGAGGAGGGCGGCGGCTCGCGCCTCGACCAGCTCACGCGTCCCGTGCTGCAGCGGCTGTCGCAGGGCACGCAGATGGCGACGCTCGGCCAGTTCAACGAGAAGTTCGACCCGTCGTGGGTGCCGCGCTACACGATCCTCGACTCCGTCGAGTACGTCGCGACGCAGGCCGTCGTCATGGCCGGTGCCGAGGGCGTGACGGAGATCCCCGTCATCGGCCGGTTCCTCGGCAACGTCGGGCAGCCCACGTGA
- a CDS encoding rhodanese-like domain-containing protein, with product MPYAGDLTPQQAWDLLASDERALLVDVRTDAEWRLIGIPDATDIGGRAALVEWTTPQGLNPRFVDELAEAGLEPGDERPVVFLCRSGVRSVAAAQAATAAGFGPAYNVLRGFEGDVGPDGQRGHVGWRAEGLPWTTL from the coding sequence ATGCCGTACGCCGGTGACCTGACCCCGCAGCAGGCGTGGGACCTGCTCGCGTCCGACGAGCGCGCGCTGCTCGTCGACGTGCGCACCGACGCCGAGTGGCGCCTGATCGGCATCCCGGACGCGACGGACATCGGCGGCCGCGCCGCGCTCGTCGAGTGGACCACCCCGCAGGGCCTCAACCCGCGGTTCGTCGACGAACTCGCCGAGGCGGGCCTCGAGCCCGGCGACGAGCGGCCCGTCGTCTTCCTCTGCCGCTCCGGGGTCCGCTCGGTCGCCGCCGCGCAGGCCGCGACCGCCGCCGGGTTCGGCCCGGCGTACAACGTGCTGCGCGGGTTCGAGGGCGACGTCGGCCCCGACGGACAGCGCGGGCACGTCGGATGGCGCGCCGAGGGTCTGCCCTGGACGACGCTGTGA
- a CDS encoding glycoside hydrolase family 88 protein, producing the protein MTTTSTSPRGGGRVRARSRALTVLVAGVLVAAVSFVPHPAVAATPAPPSRASVVQAARLAVDHFYATGGGATSDAGWRWAPYFMAVEALHRETGDATYAQWLQAWGERNAWTGDAPPSPTSNPDSRAAIQVWYDMAARGLPADLGQSDTLMAADLALPADRYWWIDAMFMGLPLWPRWATRTGESAYAAKHAQLYTYLRDDGFTTYRRGCGRTGLFDATESLWWRDCQFVPQRDALGHKVFWSRGNGWVLAAMARTLMVQPPTDPQAAEYRAMLQRMAARLVPLQGADGMWRSSLLSPSLYPAPETSGTALFTYAMAYGIRTGLLDAATYLPVVLRAWQGLSTVSLTSTGFVSNCQLVGDQPAAPSTTTSIAYCVGAFALAATEVARLDGYLAADPFTRTATNGLGTAEVGGAWTTPVVPTDFSVDGTAARVRTPAGHTRYANLAGVSSQDTDLTATFGLTRPTSRSLYLALVARQVGSATYTGRAVVSSTGTVQAQAQRSGTTLRAVAVPGLVVGATDRLRLRVQAVSVAPTTVRVRVWKDGTAEPSAWAVTVTDSTAALQTRGAIGLTTYLSADATPSQVVVTVDDLTARRPG; encoded by the coding sequence ATGACGACGACGTCGACGAGTCCCCGGGGTGGCGGACGCGTCCGGGCGAGGTCGCGTGCGCTCACGGTGCTCGTCGCGGGTGTCCTGGTGGCCGCCGTGTCGTTCGTCCCGCACCCCGCCGTCGCCGCGACCCCGGCGCCACCGTCGCGTGCGTCGGTTGTGCAGGCGGCACGGCTCGCCGTCGACCACTTCTACGCGACCGGCGGCGGTGCGACGTCCGACGCCGGGTGGCGGTGGGCGCCGTACTTCATGGCCGTCGAGGCGCTGCACCGCGAGACCGGGGACGCGACCTACGCCCAGTGGCTCCAGGCGTGGGGCGAGCGGAATGCGTGGACCGGCGACGCGCCGCCGAGCCCGACGTCCAACCCGGACAGCCGCGCCGCGATCCAGGTCTGGTACGACATGGCCGCCCGCGGCCTGCCGGCGGACCTGGGCCAGTCGGACACCCTCATGGCGGCCGACCTCGCGCTGCCCGCCGACCGGTACTGGTGGATCGACGCGATGTTCATGGGCCTGCCGCTGTGGCCGCGCTGGGCGACCCGGACGGGTGAGAGCGCCTACGCGGCGAAGCACGCGCAGCTCTACACCTACCTGCGCGACGACGGCTTCACGACGTACCGCCGCGGGTGCGGCCGCACCGGCCTGTTCGACGCGACCGAGAGCCTGTGGTGGCGCGACTGCCAGTTCGTCCCGCAGCGGGACGCGCTCGGGCACAAGGTGTTCTGGTCGCGCGGGAACGGCTGGGTGCTCGCCGCGATGGCCCGCACCCTCATGGTCCAGCCGCCCACGGACCCGCAGGCCGCCGAGTACCGGGCGATGCTGCAGCGCATGGCCGCCCGCCTGGTGCCGCTGCAGGGTGCCGACGGGATGTGGCGCTCCAGCCTGCTGAGCCCGTCGCTGTACCCGGCGCCCGAGACGAGCGGCACCGCGCTGTTCACGTACGCGATGGCGTACGGGATCCGCACCGGGCTGCTCGACGCGGCGACCTACCTGCCGGTCGTGCTCCGCGCGTGGCAGGGCCTGTCGACGGTCTCGTTGACGAGCACCGGGTTCGTCTCGAACTGCCAGCTCGTCGGCGACCAGCCCGCCGCACCCAGCACGACGACGTCGATCGCGTACTGCGTCGGCGCGTTCGCGCTCGCCGCGACGGAGGTCGCGCGACTCGACGGCTACCTCGCCGCAGACCCGTTCACACGGACGGCGACGAACGGTCTCGGCACCGCGGAGGTGGGGGGCGCGTGGACGACGCCCGTCGTGCCGACCGACTTCTCCGTCGACGGCACGGCCGCCCGCGTCCGCACGCCCGCCGGCCACACGCGGTACGCGAACCTGGCGGGCGTCTCGTCGCAGGACACCGACCTCACCGCGACCTTCGGGCTCACGCGCCCGACGAGCCGGAGCCTCTACCTCGCGCTCGTCGCGCGTCAGGTCGGCAGCGCCACCTACACAGGTCGCGCGGTCGTCAGCAGCACGGGGACGGTCCAGGCGCAGGCGCAGCGCTCGGGGACGACGCTGCGCGCGGTCGCGGTGCCGGGCCTCGTCGTCGGCGCCACCGACCGGCTGCGTCTCCGTGTGCAGGCCGTCAGTGTCGCGCCGACGACCGTCCGTGTGCGGGTGTGGAAGGACGGGACCGCCGAGCCCTCCGCGTGGGCCGTCACCGTCACCGACTCGACGGCCGCACTGCAGACCCGCGGTGCGATCGGCCTCACGACCTACCTCAGCGCCGACGCGACCCCGTCGCAGGTCGTCGTCACGGTCGACGACCTCACCGCCCGCCGTCCGGGCTGA
- a CDS encoding pyridoxal 5'-phosphate synthase — translation MSAAQAPSDGSLTGDATLVLPEFDDPPRDPLALLRTWWDAAVDRGLREPFAATLATVDEHGDPRTRTVLVKDVDADGLLFGSSASSRKGRHLAAHPRAALTFFWRETLQQVNVTGSVEVLANDVSDALFARRTRAAQAATAASRQSRPLSSEAGLRAEAARLVAADGPVERPADWTAYRVVPDAVEFWYGSPDRLHRRLQYVRTGTTWEPTRLQP, via the coding sequence ATGAGTGCTGCCCAGGCGCCGTCCGACGGTTCGCTGACGGGCGACGCGACGCTCGTCCTGCCGGAGTTCGACGACCCGCCCCGCGACCCGCTGGCGCTGCTGCGCACGTGGTGGGACGCCGCCGTCGACCGCGGTCTGCGCGAGCCGTTCGCCGCGACCCTCGCGACCGTCGACGAGCACGGCGACCCGCGCACCCGCACCGTCCTCGTCAAGGACGTCGACGCGGACGGCCTGCTGTTCGGCAGCTCCGCCAGCAGCCGCAAGGGCCGTCACCTCGCCGCCCACCCGCGCGCGGCGCTGACCTTCTTCTGGCGCGAGACGCTCCAGCAGGTCAACGTCACCGGCTCCGTCGAGGTCCTGGCCAACGACGTGTCGGACGCCCTGTTCGCCCGCCGCACGCGCGCCGCGCAGGCCGCGACCGCCGCCTCGCGGCAGAGCCGGCCGCTGTCGTCGGAGGCCGGCCTCCGGGCGGAGGCCGCCCGGCTCGTCGCCGCCGACGGTCCCGTCGAGCGCCCCGCCGACTGGACCGCCTACCGCGTGGTCCCCGATGCGGTCGAGTTCTGGTACGGCAGCCCCGACCGCCTCCACCGCCGCCTCCAGTACGTCCGCACGGGCACGACGTGGGAGCCCACCCGCCTCCAGCCGTGA
- a CDS encoding pentapeptide repeat-containing protein has product MESRTLERDGDLDAVDLVGEDLDGQDGSHSRILECTFTDCSLDGVRLDGTRAADTTWTRVRAGSLSAVSATWLDCRWEGSRLGAVEAHGSEWTRVELHGGKVDYLNLREARLADVRLVGVVVDELDLARVTARKVVLEDCRVRRLDVSGARLEDVDLRGVVGLERIDGLDGLRGARITQDQLLDLAPLVAEHLGIVVG; this is encoded by the coding sequence ATGGAATCCCGCACGCTGGAACGTGACGGCGACCTCGACGCCGTCGACCTGGTCGGTGAGGACCTCGACGGGCAGGACGGCTCGCACTCGCGGATCCTCGAGTGCACCTTCACCGACTGCTCGCTCGACGGCGTCCGGCTGGACGGCACCCGGGCCGCCGACACGACGTGGACGCGCGTGCGCGCGGGGTCGCTGTCCGCGGTGTCGGCCACGTGGCTCGACTGCCGGTGGGAGGGCTCGCGGCTCGGTGCCGTGGAGGCGCACGGGTCGGAGTGGACCCGCGTCGAGCTGCACGGCGGCAAGGTCGACTACCTCAACCTGCGCGAGGCGCGGCTGGCCGACGTCCGGCTGGTCGGCGTCGTCGTGGACGAGCTCGACCTCGCCCGCGTGACCGCCCGCAAGGTCGTGCTCGAGGACTGCCGGGTGCGGCGGCTCGACGTCTCCGGCGCGCGGCTCGAGGACGTCGACCTGCGCGGTGTCGTCGGGCTCGAGCGGATCGACGGGCTCGACGGGCTGCGCGGTGCACGCATCACGCAGGACCAGCTGCTCGACCTCGCCCCGCTCGTCGCGGAGCACCTGGGCATCGTCGTCGGCTGA
- a CDS encoding type II toxin-antitoxin system Phd/YefM family antitoxin, which translates to MRILTATEASRGFSDLLDAVERGETVMVTRGNRTIARIAPVPAATGRSLREALDAVPRLDDAFEADIAEATALLTSETDPWAGD; encoded by the coding sequence GTGCGCATCCTCACCGCGACCGAAGCCTCGCGCGGCTTCTCCGATCTCCTCGACGCCGTCGAGCGGGGGGAGACGGTCATGGTGACGCGCGGCAACCGGACGATCGCGCGCATCGCTCCCGTGCCCGCCGCCACGGGTCGGAGCCTGCGCGAGGCGCTCGACGCGGTGCCGCGGCTCGACGACGCGTTCGAGGCCGACATCGCGGAGGCCACCGCCCTGCTCACGAGCGAGACGGATCCGTGGGCCGGCGACTGA